The following are encoded together in the Perca fluviatilis chromosome 23, GENO_Pfluv_1.0, whole genome shotgun sequence genome:
- the creld2 gene encoding cysteine-rich with EGF-like domain protein 2: protein MLSTGPELRLLRLLSCVTIIYIVLLCQVTYAKRDFKSACSTCQRITDNFNKGFDRTSKQNFGGGNTAWEERKLSKYETSEIRLMEIVEGLCDSSSFECNHMLEEHEDHFETWWFKRKTKHPDLHKWFCIETIKVCCPKGMFGPDCNACVGGSDRPCHGNGRCDGDGTRGGNGKCSCDRGYEGEFCLDCIDGYFNEVRNDTFSLCTECHSSCKTCNGGTNQDCDECKEGWEEDDQETCVDVNECSTDPSPCKEEQYCLNTEGSYSCEACDKVCSGCTGAGPDKCQACASGYQDTEGTCTDIDECSQPEPVCTKEHEQCVNTKGNHVCICSSGYEKQDGECVLTLQPEKEEESEASETTTGPHGEL from the exons ATGCTGTCCACCGGTCCAGAGCTGCGTCTACTGCGGCTATTGTCGTGTGTAACTATTATTTATATAGTTTTACTTTGTCAAGTCACCTACGCCAAGAGAGATTTTAAAAGCGCCTGTTCTACCTGTCAGAGAATTACTGATAACTTCAACAAG GGGTTCGACAGAACATCGAAGCAGAACTTTGGCGGAGGCAACACAGCCTGGGAGGAGAGAAAACTGTCTAAATATGAGACAAG CGAGATCCGTCTGATGGAGATTGTGGAGGGGCTGTGTGACAGCAGCAGCTTCGAGTGCAACCACATGTTAGAGGAGCACGAAGACCATTTTGAAACTTGGTGGTTCAAGAG GAAAACAAAACATCCTGATCTGCATAAATGGTTCTGCATTGAAACCATCAAAGTGTGCTGTCCAAAGGGAATGTTTGGACCGGACTGCAATG CCTGTGTGGGGGGCTCTGACAGACCTTGCCATGGAAATGGAAGGTGTGATGGCGACGGGACTCGCGGAGGGAACGGAAAGTGCAGCTGTGACCGTGGCTATGAAGGCGAGTTCTGCCTAGACTGCATCGACGGCTACTTCAATGAAGTGAGGAACGACACATTCTCTCTGTGCACAG AGTGCCACTCCTCCTGCAAAACCTGCAACGGAGGGACCAATCAGGACTGTGATGAGTGCAAAGAAGGCTGGGAGGAGGATGACCAGGAAACTTGTGTTG ACGTAAACGAGTGCTCCACAGATCCTTCTCCATGTAAAGAAGAACAATACTGCCTTAATACGGAAGGCTCCTACTCCTGCGAGG CCTGTGACAAAGTGTGCTCCGGCTGCACTGGAGCCGGTCCTGATAAGTGCCAGGCTTGTGCCAGTGGGTACCAAGACACAGAGGGCACCTGCACAG ATATCGACGAGTGTTCCCAGCCAGAGCCGGTATGCACCAAGGAGCACGAGCAGTGTGTCAACACTAAAGGCAACCATGTGTGCATCTGCTCCAGCGGCTATGAGAAACAAGATGGAGAGTGTGTCCTCACGCTACAGCCAG AAAAAGAAGAGGAGTCCGAAGCATCTGAGACGACCACAGGTCCACACGGGGAGCTTTGA